GTGTAATAGCATGGAGGAATAGAGGTACATAAGCATGGATGGATGAAAGAGGGATGGAGATGTGCTAGGCTGAAGGCGCATGAAGATGGATGGACAGAGGAAAGGATGTATGGAGGTATGCTGGTGGAGGCACATGAGCAGGGAGGATGCAATCTCGGCTCTGCTGCAAGCTATGTCCCAGAGTCTAATCCCCCCCCTCCACACGGTGACATCCCCTTCTGTTCCCaggtcctgctgctctccttcgCACTCATTGTCTTCCCCTCCGTCAGCCCATTTGCCTCCAGCAAGGCCGAACCAGACAGCGATTTCGGGCCAGTGCGAGGTGAGGAAGGCCAGAAGGGTGATGGGTGAGCACACAGGGTGCCAGAATGGGCCCTGACCCTGCTTTGTGCACAGTTTTCTCCAGGTCCCTGCACAATGCAGCAGCCTCGCGTGTGGCTTATGCACAGCCCcagcctggagatgagaagCCTACAGAGCCACTGTGGCCTGAGCACCCAGGTGAAGCACCTGAAACCCTGCACAAAGTCTTTAGCAGCCACATGTTTGCCCCACACCTGGACAGAGCCTCTCCCCGCAATGGCACACAGTCGCTTGTCCCAGCAGTGCTGAGCCACAGTGATGGGGACGGCATCATGCCGAAGGATGGTGTTGCACCATCACTTGCCTGGACCAAGGACAGCCACGGTGGGCCAAAAGTGCTTGAGCCAGCTGAGGAGCTTTAAGCAGCACCTAGGACTGCGGGTGATGCAGTGGGGTGGCTCAGCACCCCATCCCCTATGGGACAGGCCCTCCAGGTGGCCCCACTAGCATCCCCCCTCCAGGCATGGGCAGAGGCTGGACCCACTTGGCTTTGCTTGTGTCTGTGAACTGGGAAAGGGCAACTGGTTCCCACTGGCCTTACTGGGAGGGAAGAGGTTACTCTCATCTCCACAGGCAGCAGAAGGTGTAGGGAGACACTAGGTCCCCCAGGATGGGGACAAGGGAACCCAAGGGGCCCTGGGCTGGTTGGTCATTTATGTTGcaagttgtttgttttgttctttttttaagcttcatttTCGTCtctaaataaaagcattttggaaaaaaacaaaacaaaacactgctttAGCTGAGTATAGGGTGAGCAATGGAAGAAATCAAGGGCCAGGGCCCCCTTCTGCCCAGAGGCGAGCAGGGAACACTGCCAGAGGCCCaggggaggggaagagcagagggacCATCTCACAGCTCTCAGCGCTGGGCCAGGATCTGGAGAAAGCCCTTCATTAAGCCATTTGACTCTCTGGGATGATGATGGAGGTCTGGCCACACCAGAGTCTCTCCCTTGGTCTTTCTCAAACCCAAGTTCAAGAgctagaaaaaggaaagaagggataGATGACGCAGGAGGACGGTTACTTTCATCCAGAATAAGGCAGGGCAAGGAATTAGTTCTCAAGTGCGGACACCAGCCTCCGCTGCATCTAGAAGCGTTCAAGCCCTGCGTGCACCTCCACCCAAGGTAGGAATGTGCTCCAAAGCCCCCAAGAAAGGGGGAGGAACAAACCTTTACGAGCCTGAGGCTCAAAGAAGAGCTACAAGGCCAGACTGGTGCAGAGCACAGCGGATGCAGGGAATCCCTCAGATCTATGCTCCTGCAGGCCATGTCTCACTCTGTGCTTGAACAAATCTTGTACTGCTTCAGGTTCGGgtcctgccctggcagcctcAGCTCTCTAGCCCCTCAGAGGCTCCAGGGCACAGCTGGGCCCTACTGCCATCTCTTTGTAGAGAAGGAATAGGGTCCTGCTCAGCTCATTTTAAGCAGGGCATGGATCACCCTTACCAGGATGGCACATGCAGCTGCAGACACGCACAATTCAAGTGTATTCagtatttacataaaaaaatgGGACAATATATAAGGGTATAAAAAAGTTGGTAGGAAAAGTGGCACAGGCTAGTGTCTAGACAGCCAGGAAACAGTCTGGGTCAGGTGAGCAGAGACTCCACCTTCATCTTCTTTGCCATTGTTGGCCCTGTGTCTGGGCTGGGATGCTCCTTCAGGCTGTCACAGTCCTCTGCAAGCGTGGTCGCAAGGTCAGGGTGTACTCCAGCTGTGCCGTTGCGCTGGGAGACGGGCTCCTCTTTGAGCAGCCCCCGAGCCCCAAGGTTGAATTTGAAGAGCTGTTCGGATTTGACGAGTTCAGCACTCTCCACCACCACCGGCCCCGTCCACTctggcacctccagccccaGGTGCTTCATCAGCTTTGTCATGACATCATCAACATAGGCGTGGATGCGCAGGTCGGCCTGTCTGTCCTGGGGCAAGCAAGGGCAAGAGTGGCATTAGGGGACAAATGTCTGCTCCTGGAGAGCGCCTGGGGACATCGAGTCCAGGACTCCCGTCCCTGAGATGTCATCTCTAGAGGAATATGAGCCAAGACCCTGACACCACGGGACTGTCTGGCACCACTCCTCAACTACGCTGCAGGCAGACAGGGCTTTAAACACAGCCCAGAAGACACCGGGGACACCGGTGCAGAGCTGGGCAAACAGGCCCACATCAGAGTCAGATAGGGTAGGGGATACAGAGGATACACCAAGCTTTGGGGCTGTTTTTTAttccacttttaaaatttaCCTTCCATTTCTAGCAGAGTTGCAAGTTTAATCCCTGCAACTACAGAAGTCCAACCCATTCGCTTGCTAAGTGAGGTCCCTCTCTTCCAGGTGGTTGCTCCAGTGGGGGCGAGGTGCAATGACCGACTCGCACCGGGGCTGAAGCAAGTAAAGCAAGGGGAAAGGGGCAGAACAGAGCAAACAGCTGCAAGTGCAGCAGGCTGGCCAGGATGCCCTCACTCACGTGCTTGGTTGCCTGTAGGTTAACTATGACCAacttccctcctctcttctttGTGATCAGCGGAAGGTTGCCACTAGGTTTGATCTGCAGAGATGTCCCCAGCGTGACGGAGAGATCAGCTTTCCTacaaagagaagacaaaatatgcagggcagagaaaaaaaatatggctGTTTCCAGGCTGTTTATCTCACCCTGCCCTAGCTTGAACCCAGTAAAGCCAGTAAAGCAAAGCCATGGCCAGAATTTGTAGCAGTTTTTCTGGGGTACAGCCCCAAACTGCTCCCTGTCAGAGCTGTGAGGCACAAAATATGCTGAACCAGGCAGGGGCAGCACGAGGGCCGCTGTGGTCCTGGCGGAGGGCAGGGAGCATGGGCAGCCTTCCAGGAGCATCTGCAAGCTACAGGAGTCAGCAGCTGCTCCCGTGCTGCCGCAACGATCATAAGGGCCCAAACCCAGTACCTGCAGGCTTCATCCGCCAATGTGAGGTCGCGCTCAGGCAGGGAATCTTCCCAGTCCAAAATGGTGTCTCTTAACTTCCCTCTAGAAAACACACAGACCAGTTACCCCTGCCAGGTGGgaacaggcagcagagctgctctgggaGAGATGGGACAGCTCCAGCAGCCCAGACCCTTATCGCACCCTCCTTGGCCCAGTACTGCAGAGGGACAAGAGTGAGCTAGTCCAGCCACAGGTCCTGGCAATAAAAATCCCACAGACGAGGGAAATGCAGAATCTGCCTGCAAGAGGCATTTTGTGGCTGGTGCCATAATGCCACCAGAAGTCACCAAAGCCCCAGCTGTTTTACTGGCCGAATTCAGAGACAGGGTGTGTCCCTAACTACCCAACAGCAGAGGTGGGTCGGCACAGCTCTGCCCCACGGCCTGTGTCCCTGGCTCTGCCACACTGACACTGCAGCCAGCCTggatgcagagaaagaaggaaaaccagCTGAGCTGAGCCCCTGTCCTGATCAGCCTGGGTGCAGAAGCATGCAAGGGGCACACAGAGTGCAGCTAGATGCCAGATCATGCTAGACACGGCCATCTttggagcagcagagctggaaatacTATCTACATTTCCCTACTGAAGGTAAGTGACAGCAGGGCAGAGTAGTGGCTGTATCCTGCTGCAGGGGAAGGGGCGTCTAAGGTTGTAATCCTACAGCAGAGCATTCTCTGGCATGAGGACATGCTCAGGCATTAACAAGGCAAGATGCCCAAGAGGAGGCTGCGTGGCTAGTAGTTGAGACTACTTAGACTCAGGCACTAGCCTCCTACCTGGGCCTTCGAAGATCTCCCTTACAGCTGCTGCTTATTCACCTGAACTGGAGGGACTGTGGGACCAACCCTGCAAAGTGAAGTCTGAGCACCAGAATCACTTGCTCCTCCCTGCCTGGGTGCTCAGCCTGCAGCCAGGCACTGCAGGCCTGCTGGGCCACCAGAGCATGTCCCCAGGGGAACCTCTGGCCAGCAGACCCCCTTGCGAAACCGCCCCAGTGGAGACATACCTGCAGGCCCGCAGCCCTCGGGCTTTGGTGACGCTGCACAACCTGCCCGTCAGCTT
This sequence is a window from Rhea pennata isolate bPtePen1 chromosome 27, bPtePen1.pri, whole genome shotgun sequence. Protein-coding genes within it:
- the SIRT6 gene encoding NAD-dependent protein deacylase sirtuin-6 isoform X1, whose amino-acid sequence is MAVNYAAGLSPYSDKGKCGLPEIFDPPEELERKVRELADLIRSSSNVVFHTGAGISTASGIPDFRGPNGVWTMEEKGLSPKFDTTFENAKPSKTHMALLGLQRVGILKFLVSQNVDGLHVRSGFPRDKLAELHGNMFVEECMKCGKQYVRDTVVGSMGLKLTGRLCSVTKARGLRACRGKLRDTILDWEDSLPERDLTLADEACRKADLSVTLGTSLQIKPSGNLPLITKKRGGKLVIVNLQATKHDRQADLRIHAYVDDVMTKLMKHLGLEVPEWTGPVVVESAELVKSEQLFKFNLGARGLLKEEPVSQRNGTAGVHPDLATTLAEDCDSLKEHPSPDTGPTMAKKMKVESLLT
- the SIRT6 gene encoding NAD-dependent protein deacylase sirtuin-6 isoform X2 — encoded protein: MAVNYAAGLSPYSDKGKCGLPEIFDPPEELERKVRELADLIRSSSNVVFHTGAGISTASGIPDFRGPNGVWTMEEKGLSPKFDTTFENAKPSKTHMALLGLQRVGILKFLVSQNVDGLHVRSGFPRDKLAELHGNMFVEECMKCGKGKLRDTILDWEDSLPERDLTLADEACRKADLSVTLGTSLQIKPSGNLPLITKKRGGKLVIVNLQATKHDRQADLRIHAYVDDVMTKLMKHLGLEVPEWTGPVVVESAELVKSEQLFKFNLGARGLLKEEPVSQRNGTAGVHPDLATTLAEDCDSLKEHPSPDTGPTMAKKMKVESLLT
- the SIRT6 gene encoding NAD-dependent protein deacylase sirtuin-6 isoform X3, coding for MRLGSRRTRTRASAASPRFLTLQRSWRGRGPNGVWTMEEKGLSPKFDTTFENAKPSKTHMALLGLQRVGILKFLVSQNVDGLHVRSGFPRDKLAELHGNMFVEECMKCGKQYVRDTVVGSMGLKLTGRLCSVTKARGLRACRGKLRDTILDWEDSLPERDLTLADEACRKADLSVTLGTSLQIKPSGNLPLITKKRGGKLVIVNLQATKHDRQADLRIHAYVDDVMTKLMKHLGLEVPEWTGPVVVESAELVKSEQLFKFNLGARGLLKEEPVSQRNGTAGVHPDLATTLAEDCDSLKEHPSPDTGPTMAKKMKVESLLT